One window of uncultured Desulfovibrio sp. genomic DNA carries:
- a CDS encoding ABC transporter ATP-binding protein — MLRPDQDIRHEGRTAPPVLRIAGVRAGYGGQSVLRDADFTLHAGECAALLGPNGSGKTTLLRALSGVLMPQAGTIEIQGRPLAALKPRERARMVAVVPQRGQLPQGLTARQMVLLGRFAHLSWLGAYGQEDYAAADRALEETGAAPLAHRRLTELSGGELQRVLLARALAQESPLLLLDELAAGLDWARMVDLFDLLERRRAAGACVLMAVHDCNLAALYATRLMGLRDGNLVFDGPVAKVFTEENLGALYNIPICVLPHPRWGLPQALLASATGPWSGEKAVASAASVDAAVPDVQSGFIPGRSAGG; from the coding sequence ATGCTGCGGCCTGACCAAGATATTCGCCATGAGGGGCGCACAGCACCGCCTGTGCTGCGTATTGCCGGGGTGCGCGCCGGATACGGCGGGCAGAGCGTGCTGCGCGATGCGGACTTTACCCTGCACGCCGGGGAATGCGCTGCCCTGCTTGGCCCCAATGGCAGCGGCAAAACAACGCTGCTGCGCGCCCTTTCTGGGGTGCTGATGCCGCAGGCTGGCACCATTGAGATTCAGGGGCGTCCGCTGGCGGCATTGAAGCCGCGAGAGCGCGCCCGCATGGTGGCGGTGGTGCCGCAGCGGGGGCAGTTGCCGCAGGGCCTTACCGCACGGCAGATGGTGCTGCTCGGGCGTTTTGCCCATCTTTCGTGGCTTGGAGCTTATGGGCAGGAAGACTATGCGGCGGCAGACCGGGCGCTTGAAGAAACCGGGGCAGCGCCGCTGGCGCACCGCAGGCTCACCGAACTTTCGGGCGGCGAACTGCAAAGGGTCTTGCTTGCCCGCGCCCTTGCGCAGGAAAGCCCACTCCTGCTGCTGGACGAACTGGCCGCAGGGCTGGACTGGGCGCGCATGGTTGATCTGTTCGACCTGCTTGAACGCCGTCGCGCCGCCGGAGCCTGCGTGCTCATGGCCGTGCACGACTGCAATCTGGCCGCCCTCTATGCCACGCGCCTTATGGGGCTGCGGGACGGAAATCTGGTTTTTGACGGGCCGGTAGCAAAGGTTTTTACAGAGGAGAATCTCGGTGCGCTTTACAACATACCCATCTGCGTGTTGCCCCACCCTCGGTGGGGGCTGCCTCAGGCCCTGCTTGCCAGCGCAACAGGCCCGTGGAGCGGGGAGAAAGCTGTTGCTTCGGCTGCCTCTGTTGATGCTGCTGTGCCTGATGTTCAGTCGGGTTTTATTCCCGGCAGGAGCGCAGGCGGCTAA
- a CDS encoding iron ABC transporter permease — MTRTTESSPSSYPQSRRLWPVFTGLVVVWLVSLPLACLPGPVPLSAQSVFRALAALAGFAPAPDDPALTGVVVSIRLARVCLAALCGGALAMAGAALQGVLRNPLADPFTLGISAGAACGASMAIALGGPLVVMLGSIPWVGNVPGLAGFSHAGLVAPAALVGALAALGCALWLGRGDGAFSRESVILAGIAVAAFLGALVALVKALNEESVTSIVFWIMGSFQGRGWSSLPLLLATLVPGLLATVFGWRALDVLALGDEQAAQTGLDVGRARLWLLAGASCMTAGCVAVAGVIGFVGLVVPHVLRLLLGWGHGPLLTAAFFGGGVLLVWADVLARCVLSGGQELPVGVVTALLGGPFFALLVRRR; from the coding sequence ATGACCAGAACGACCGAATCTTCTCCTTCCTCCTACCCGCAATCCCGCAGGCTGTGGCCGGTTTTTACCGGTCTTGTGGTCGTGTGGCTTGTTTCGCTGCCGCTGGCCTGTTTGCCGGGGCCTGTGCCCTTGAGCGCGCAGAGCGTGTTTCGCGCTTTGGCGGCATTGGCAGGCTTTGCGCCTGCGCCTGATGATCCGGCCCTGACCGGGGTTGTGGTGAGCATCCGGCTTGCCCGGGTGTGTCTGGCCGCCCTGTGCGGCGGCGCTCTGGCTATGGCCGGGGCGGCATTGCAGGGCGTGTTGCGCAATCCGTTGGCTGATCCCTTCACTCTGGGCATTTCCGCCGGAGCAGCCTGCGGGGCCAGCATGGCTATCGCCCTTGGCGGGCCGCTGGTGGTCATGCTGGGGAGTATCCCGTGGGTGGGCAATGTGCCGGGGCTGGCTGGCTTCAGTCATGCCGGGCTGGTGGCCCCTGCGGCTCTGGTCGGCGCGCTGGCGGCCCTTGGCTGCGCATTGTGGCTGGGGCGCGGCGACGGCGCGTTCAGCCGGGAGAGCGTTATTCTTGCGGGCATTGCCGTGGCCGCATTTTTGGGGGCGCTGGTGGCCCTTGTGAAGGCCCTCAACGAGGAATCCGTAACCAGCATCGTGTTCTGGATCATGGGGTCCTTTCAGGGCCGGGGCTGGAGCAGTCTGCCCCTCTTGCTGGCAACCCTTGTACCGGGATTGTTGGCAACAGTCTTTGGCTGGCGCGCCCTGGACGTGCTTGCTCTTGGCGATGAACAGGCCGCCCAGACAGGCCTTGATGTGGGCCGCGCCCGCCTGTGGCTGCTGGCCGGAGCAAGCTGTATGACCGCTGGCTGCGTGGCCGTGGCCGGGGTGATCGGCTTTGTGGGGCTGGTGGTGCCGCACGTGCTGCGTCTGCTGTTGGGCTGGGGGCACGGCCCCTTGCTGACTGCGGCCTTTTTCGGCGGCGGTGTGCTGCTGGTCTGGGCGGATGTTCTGGCCCGTTGCGTTCTTTCCGGCGGACAGGAACTGCCCGTGGGCGTGGTCACGGCCTTGCTTGGCGGGCCGTTTTTTGCCCTGCTGGTGCGGAGGCGCTGA
- a CDS encoding polyphenol oxidase family protein: MSVSYIPFVFPGVPQVRCAFQTRAGGVSLGEFGGGNIAFTVQDNPEHVIANRRSMLEDLRPQGMTAWAELMQVHGDGFVFEPEAVPCETAVTAEGDGMATARPGLGLLIKTADCQPILIAHKSGAYIAAMHAGWRGNRCDFPITGVARFCERYGLEPHDLLAVRGPSLGPGKAEFVNFDKEWGDPYLPWFDASSKTMDLWGLTRHQLERAGLLSRNIYGLDICTASNNEQFFSYRCARRSGRQASLVWIAA; the protein is encoded by the coding sequence GTGTCTGTAAGCTATATCCCCTTTGTATTTCCCGGTGTTCCACAGGTGCGTTGCGCCTTTCAGACCCGCGCCGGAGGCGTGAGCCTTGGCGAGTTTGGCGGCGGCAACATTGCTTTTACCGTGCAGGATAACCCCGAGCACGTCATTGCCAACCGCCGCAGCATGCTGGAAGACCTGCGCCCGCAGGGCATGACCGCCTGGGCCGAGCTGATGCAGGTGCACGGCGATGGTTTTGTTTTTGAGCCGGAGGCTGTGCCCTGCGAAACGGCCGTTACGGCGGAAGGCGATGGTATGGCCACAGCGCGTCCCGGCCTTGGTCTGCTCATCAAAACGGCAGATTGCCAGCCCATCCTCATTGCCCACAAAAGCGGTGCATATATCGCCGCCATGCATGCGGGCTGGCGCGGCAACCGCTGCGATTTCCCCATCACGGGCGTGGCCCGCTTCTGCGAGCGTTACGGCCTTGAACCGCACGATCTGTTGGCTGTGCGCGGCCCCAGCCTTGGGCCGGGCAAGGCGGAATTTGTCAATTTTGACAAGGAGTGGGGCGATCCCTACCTGCCCTGGTTTGACGCCAGCAGCAAAACCATGGATTTGTGGGGTCTCACGAGGCACCAGCTTGAGCGCGCGGGCCTTTTGTCACGCAACATCTATGGGCTGGACATCTGCACCGCCAGCAACAACGAACAGTTTTTTTCCTACCGCTGCGCCAGACGCTCGGGCCGTCAGGCCAGCCTTGTGTGGATCGCAGCCTGA
- a CDS encoding 5-formyltetrahydrofolate cyclo-ligase — MAQARNDVRKAMRRLRAAQSPRLAEIRSEGAQNRLMESALWKNVRSVALYVGVRGELGTQALLRAAWQAGMLVWLPRVRRSKPGFMDFVACSGPEQLRPGPLGLLEPHDSLPGFGPEAAGDSSAVDSPPLAPDLALLPGVAFDLTGGRLGYGGGYYDRFLEKGFACPRVGLCFEFQLVESLPLAPWDQRVNYICTEERMLCL, encoded by the coding sequence ATGGCTCAAGCAAGAAATGATGTGCGCAAAGCCATGCGCCGTCTGCGGGCGGCGCAGTCGCCCCGGTTGGCCGAAATCCGCAGCGAGGGGGCGCAGAACAGGCTCATGGAATCCGCCCTGTGGAAGAATGTACGCTCCGTGGCCCTCTATGTGGGCGTTAGGGGCGAGCTTGGTACGCAAGCCCTGCTGCGCGCGGCATGGCAGGCCGGTATGCTCGTATGGCTGCCACGTGTGCGGCGCAGCAAGCCGGGATTTATGGATTTTGTGGCGTGCAGCGGCCCAGAGCAGTTGCGCCCCGGCCCCCTTGGTCTGCTTGAACCGCACGATTCCCTGCCCGGTTTCGGGCCTGAAGCGGCTGGAGACAGCAGCGCCGTGGATTCCCCCCCCCTTGCCCCTGACCTCGCGCTCCTGCCCGGTGTGGCCTTTGATCTCACTGGCGGGCGCCTGGGCTATGGCGGCGGCTATTACGACCGCTTTCTGGAAAAAGGATTCGCCTGCCCCCGCGTAGGCCTGTGCTTTGAATTTCAGCTTGTGGAATCCCTGCCCCTGGCCCCCTGGGACCAGCGGGTCAACTATATATGTACTGAAGAGCGTATGCTGTGTCTGTAA
- a CDS encoding metallophosphoesterase, protein MPSADSQDFLWIAVGDIHDEPERFAQIPELSQADGIIVTGDLTITGGVKQAEHVMNALCVHDIPVLAQIGNMDRPEVDQWLSEKGWNLHTVTRELTPEIAIFGVGASTFTPFGTPSEFPESAFSAWLETCWQKARHYPHSVLVSHNPPKDTACDMIPGGIHVGSTAVREFLEEAQPDICLCGHIHESRAMDRVGRTLVVNPGMLAQGGYVLLRSNSGQLSAELKMLED, encoded by the coding sequence ATGCCAAGCGCCGACTCTCAGGATTTTCTCTGGATCGCCGTGGGCGACATCCACGACGAGCCTGAACGTTTTGCCCAGATACCGGAACTCTCGCAGGCTGACGGCATTATCGTTACCGGCGACCTGACCATCACCGGCGGCGTCAAGCAGGCAGAGCATGTCATGAACGCCCTGTGCGTCCACGACATCCCCGTGCTGGCCCAGATCGGCAACATGGACAGGCCTGAAGTTGACCAGTGGCTGAGCGAAAAAGGCTGGAACCTCCACACCGTCACCCGCGAACTTACGCCCGAAATCGCCATTTTTGGCGTTGGAGCCTCCACGTTTACGCCTTTTGGCACGCCGAGCGAATTTCCGGAATCCGCATTTTCCGCGTGGCTTGAAACCTGCTGGCAAAAGGCCCGCCACTATCCGCACAGCGTGCTTGTTTCGCACAATCCACCCAAGGATACCGCGTGCGACATGATCCCCGGCGGCATTCACGTGGGTTCCACAGCAGTGCGCGAATTTCTTGAAGAAGCCCAGCCAGACATCTGCCTGTGCGGGCATATCCACGAATCGCGCGCCATGGACCGCGTGGGCCGCACCCTTGTGGTCAACCCCGGCATGCTGGCGCAGGGCGGCTACGTGCTGCTGCGCTCCAATTCGGGCCAGCTCTCCGCCGAACTCAAGATGCTTGAAGACTAA
- a CDS encoding Rne/Rng family ribonuclease — protein MIDQDTPVAASQPATDASSQEVSKPKRSTTTRSKAKPAAKPTSGKTAPGKTASQSSESTPAKDSSDSKGGSDSKAAQAESASSKTTASKTAKGTGRSAGKTAKTTTAKAKKTADASKEISGSTADAVAPKSAAATAAEAPKTAGKAAGKSSAKTPGKAPAKAAGKTATPRKGKATEASATEATATVKTAEASDSSRQEAAQQKSAAPQKPAAARAPKGRPAKAAAKSTAQVTAPTIGAAPTNTAPKAASPTADKPAASAALTSPAPVAQATAKTAELSAKQPAEQISDKPADAAPRQNAPAAERAQSPRQTADQNASQTTDKTADQTEQGAEQAAESGSAPASGEAAAGDGPRRKNRRGRRGGRGRNRKKELNGQDDAQAAEDMTSTAPLDDDDEALDLPDDAPEQASRAQDTRPQNAPRQNKPAKQARPQQQQQQQNKPENGKPAENSKSAESNKPATAANAGKAPAEAPKGRRRMFISVLPGEQVEVALAEDGQLLEYYLDMLHQRKIKGNIYKGVIHNIDTNLQAAFVSYGAGKNGFLQIDEVHPEYWLAHHEPSKGKKFPPIQKVLKAGQEVLVQVVKEPTGSKGAFLTTWLSLAGRFLVLTPGQDQIGVSRKVDDDEERSRLREMMNGIDPGQGLGVIVRTVSAGTTKTTLKNDLQYLKRVWRDIRKKATEVSAPTLIYQEPGLSERAVRDYLTEDVCEIWVDNDEVAQSVRDTVNLLFPRRKDLVRVHTDMRTPMWERFNLRRQLEQIYSREVLLPSGGRLVFDQTEALMAIDINSGKISGKGNFEAMAHKTNMEAAEAIARHLKLRDIGGQVVIDFIEMRDKKHVLEVEKTLRTAMKNDRARHDVARMSSFGLLELVRQRTGSSALAISLEPCPACGGTGMRRNIEWQALQALRELRRTVSAEPKEKCVYPASPELALYLLNHKRDTLREIEQDYGKCLEIMVRP, from the coding sequence ATGATAGATCAAGACACCCCCGTGGCCGCTTCACAGCCAGCCACGGATGCATCGTCGCAGGAAGTTTCCAAACCCAAACGTTCAACCACAACACGCAGCAAAGCCAAGCCAGCCGCCAAGCCAACCTCTGGCAAAACAGCTCCCGGCAAAACCGCGTCCCAATCCTCCGAATCCACGCCCGCCAAGGATTCCTCTGATTCTAAAGGCGGTTCCGATTCCAAGGCCGCCCAGGCCGAATCAGCTTCATCCAAGACCACGGCATCAAAAACCGCCAAGGGCACAGGCCGTAGCGCGGGCAAAACAGCAAAGACGACTACCGCCAAAGCTAAAAAAACGGCTGACGCCTCCAAAGAAATTTCTGGCAGCACGGCAGATGCCGTAGCGCCCAAGTCAGCCGCTGCCACTGCTGCTGAGGCCCCCAAGACCGCTGGCAAAGCTGCGGGCAAATCTTCTGCCAAAACTCCGGGCAAGGCTCCTGCCAAAGCTGCGGGCAAAACCGCAACGCCCCGCAAGGGCAAGGCAACAGAAGCCAGCGCAACGGAAGCCACGGCGACGGTCAAAACGGCGGAAGCTTCTGATAGCTCCAGGCAGGAAGCCGCACAGCAAAAATCTGCCGCTCCCCAAAAGCCCGCCGCCGCAAGGGCTCCCAAAGGTCGGCCCGCAAAAGCCGCGGCAAAAAGCACTGCTCAGGTAACTGCTCCGACAATTGGCGCAGCGCCTACAAACACAGCCCCCAAGGCCGCAAGCCCCACAGCAGATAAACCTGCGGCTTCTGCGGCCCTCACAAGTCCGGCCCCTGTGGCTCAAGCCACTGCAAAAACAGCAGAATTGAGCGCAAAACAGCCGGCGGAACAAATTTCAGACAAGCCCGCAGACGCCGCGCCGCGCCAGAACGCCCCCGCAGCGGAGCGCGCTCAAAGCCCCAGACAGACTGCCGACCAAAACGCGAGCCAGACCACAGACAAGACCGCCGACCAGACGGAACAGGGTGCAGAACAGGCCGCTGAAAGCGGTTCCGCTCCGGCCTCCGGCGAGGCTGCTGCCGGGGATGGCCCACGCCGCAAGAATCGGCGAGGACGTCGTGGCGGGCGTGGCCGCAACCGCAAAAAAGAACTGAACGGGCAGGATGACGCGCAAGCCGCCGAGGATATGACCAGCACGGCCCCCCTCGACGATGATGACGAGGCTCTCGATCTGCCCGATGACGCGCCGGAACAGGCCAGCCGCGCGCAGGATACGCGCCCCCAGAACGCCCCCAGGCAGAACAAGCCCGCCAAACAGGCCAGGCCTCAGCAGCAGCAACAGCAGCAGAATAAGCCAGAAAACGGCAAACCTGCCGAAAACAGCAAATCCGCTGAGAGCAACAAGCCCGCCACTGCCGCCAATGCTGGCAAGGCTCCTGCCGAAGCCCCCAAGGGCAGGCGGCGCATGTTCATCAGCGTGCTGCCCGGCGAACAGGTAGAAGTGGCCCTGGCTGAAGACGGTCAGTTGCTGGAATACTATCTGGACATGCTGCACCAGCGCAAAATCAAGGGTAATATTTACAAGGGCGTCATCCACAATATCGACACCAACCTTCAGGCGGCCTTTGTCAGCTACGGTGCTGGCAAAAACGGATTCCTCCAGATTGACGAGGTGCATCCCGAATACTGGCTGGCCCACCACGAACCCTCCAAGGGCAAAAAATTTCCGCCCATTCAGAAGGTGCTGAAGGCTGGTCAGGAAGTGCTGGTGCAGGTGGTCAAAGAACCCACCGGCAGCAAGGGCGCATTTTTGACCACATGGCTTTCCCTTGCCGGGCGCTTCCTTGTGCTTACGCCGGGGCAGGATCAGATCGGCGTTTCCCGCAAGGTGGATGACGACGAGGAGCGTTCGCGCCTGCGCGAAATGATGAATGGCATTGACCCCGGTCAGGGACTTGGCGTCATTGTGCGTACTGTCAGCGCCGGAACCACCAAGACAACGCTCAAGAACGATTTGCAGTATCTCAAGCGTGTCTGGCGCGATATCCGCAAGAAGGCTACCGAGGTTTCCGCCCCGACCCTCATATATCAGGAGCCGGGCCTTTCAGAGCGCGCCGTGCGCGACTATCTGACTGAGGACGTGTGCGAAATCTGGGTTGATAATGATGAAGTGGCGCAGAGCGTACGCGACACGGTGAACCTGCTGTTCCCCCGCCGCAAAGATCTTGTGCGGGTGCACACCGACATGCGCACGCCCATGTGGGAGCGCTTTAATCTGCGCCGCCAGCTGGAGCAGATTTATTCGCGCGAGGTGCTGCTGCCCTCTGGTGGACGTCTGGTGTTTGACCAGACAGAAGCCCTCATGGCCATCGACATCAACTCGGGTAAAATTTCCGGCAAGGGCAACTTTGAAGCCATGGCGCACAAAACCAATATGGAAGCCGCTGAAGCCATTGCCCGCCATCTCAAGCTGCGCGACATCGGCGGACAGGTGGTTATCGACTTCATTGAAATGCGCGACAAAAAACACGTGCTTGAAGTGGAAAAAACCCTGCGCACTGCCATGAAGAATGACCGTGCCCGCCACGATGTTGCCCGCATGAGCTCCTTTGGCCTGTTGGAACTGGTGCGTCAGCGCACGGGCTCCTCGGCTTTGGCCATCTCCCTTGAGCCTTGCCCCGCCTGCGGCGGCACAGGCATGCGCCGCAATATCGAATGGCAGGCATTGCAGGCCCTGCGCGAACTGCGCCGCACGGTCAGCGCAGAGCCCAAGGAAAAATGCGTATATCCGGCAAGCCCGGAACTGGCCCTATATCTGCTGAACCACAAGCGCGACACCCTGCGCGAGATTGAGCAGGATTATGGTAAATGTCTGGAAATAATGGTTCGTCCTTAG
- a CDS encoding epoxyqueuosine reductase QueH, whose protein sequence is MSGNNGSSLEYGTAAGVETPAAFSAQHSPAESAPANSILAGSIAAAPASALPANSLLLHVCCGPCAVMPVTRLLDEGFVVTAWFMNPNIQPLAEYLRRREAAGQCAERLGVPIIYADETWDITNWLRAVAGRDTPPDRCAYCCESRMQAAFAFARQQGFAWVSSSLLYSRYQPHEVIKAAGEQLAAQEGAPGFAYRDFRADWQEGIDRSKAMELYRQPYCGCVYSEAERYQKKLLRCIKG, encoded by the coding sequence ATGTCTGGAAATAATGGTTCGTCCTTAGAATACGGCACGGCAGCCGGGGTGGAAACCCCGGCTGCTTTTTCTGCACAGCACTCCCCCGCCGAATCTGCACCCGCCAACAGCATTTTGGCAGGCTCCATTGCCGCTGCGCCCGCATCCGCCTTGCCTGCCAACAGCCTGCTGCTGCATGTTTGCTGCGGGCCGTGCGCCGTCATGCCCGTCACGCGACTGCTGGACGAAGGCTTTGTCGTAACCGCATGGTTCATGAATCCCAACATTCAGCCGCTGGCAGAATATCTGCGCCGCCGCGAGGCCGCCGGGCAATGCGCCGAGCGTCTGGGTGTGCCGATTATTTACGCTGATGAAACATGGGACATCACCAACTGGTTACGCGCTGTGGCAGGGCGCGACACTCCGCCCGACCGCTGCGCCTATTGCTGCGAAAGCCGCATGCAGGCAGCGTTTGCCTTTGCGCGGCAGCAGGGATTTGCCTGGGTGAGCAGCAGCCTGCTCTATTCGCGCTATCAGCCCCATGAGGTCATCAAGGCCGCAGGCGAGCAACTGGCGGCCCAGGAGGGAGCACCGGGCTTTGCCTATCGCGATTTTCGGGCAGACTGGCAGGAAGGCATAGACCGCTCAAAGGCCATGGAACTCTACCGCCAGCCCTACTGCGGCTGCGTTTACAGCGAGGCGGAGCGCTACCAGAAAAAGCTTTTGCGGTGCATCAAGGGTTGA
- a CDS encoding tetratricopeptide repeat protein: MKIAENICRCGQALLLGLALVCGPDASLAADASDGFAGSQSCKSCHEKFYSLWSTSRHGLAMQPYADATVGAQLAPQGKGIESGGRVYRAYCGPGQGFVRETGPDGEHDYAIAQVLGGKNVYYFLTTLERGRLQTLPLAFDVRNRQWFAVADSTARRSPHFRAGGREGLNWRDRAYTFNTSCHACHVSQLATNYDAASDSYRTTWREPGINCETCHGPSQAHNDVCLAAQPGKPPADLKIIRIKKDLDRQQRDDSCASCHAKMSPITDSFRPGERFFDHFDLILLENEDYYPDGRDLGENFTFTSWLSAPCVRAGKLECIFCHTSSGRFRQAKDPDQACLPCHKDKEAGLDKHTRHKPESPGSRCIACHMPKTDFARMSRSDHSMRPPTPAATASFGSPNACLGCHPNKDAAWADALVRQWRPRDYQAPVLARARHILDARQRNFSQLPAMLASLTESGRDAVYTASMLRLLRACPDSAKWPVVRATLNDESELVRASAAASLAENREAATVSALAKACADPSRLVRVRAAEALAGVQSHDIPESSQQAVAKAREELEQSFSARADDWTGSYNRGNYLLRSGEPAAALSAYEAALRLRPDASAAHVNSAMALARLGSMAGAEAALRKAHEIDPDNAAIAYNLGLILAERGLRAEAEQMLLKALRLAPTMSDAAYNLGLLAARTDRAKALGYLCQAVGMQHGNQRYAQAIRQISGDSDIESACAKSSVQQTQ; encoded by the coding sequence TTGAAAATAGCAGAGAATATATGCAGATGCGGGCAGGCCCTGTTGCTGGGGCTTGCCCTTGTCTGCGGGCCGGACGCATCCCTTGCAGCAGATGCCTCTGATGGATTTGCCGGTTCGCAAAGCTGCAAGAGCTGCCACGAAAAATTTTATTCCCTCTGGTCCACATCCCGTCACGGGCTGGCCATGCAGCCGTATGCAGATGCCACGGTTGGCGCGCAGCTGGCCCCGCAGGGTAAAGGCATTGAATCCGGCGGGCGGGTGTATCGCGCCTATTGCGGGCCGGGGCAGGGCTTTGTGCGTGAGACTGGCCCGGACGGCGAACACGACTATGCCATTGCGCAAGTGCTCGGCGGCAAAAATGTTTATTATTTTCTTACAACCCTTGAGCGCGGACGTTTGCAGACCCTGCCTCTGGCTTTTGACGTGCGTAACCGCCAGTGGTTTGCGGTTGCAGACAGCACGGCGCGGCGCAGCCCCCACTTCCGGGCTGGCGGGCGCGAAGGCCTCAACTGGCGCGACCGCGCCTACACCTTCAATACCTCCTGCCACGCCTGCCATGTCAGTCAGCTGGCCACCAATTATGATGCGGCAAGCGATAGCTACCGCACCACATGGCGCGAACCGGGCATCAACTGCGAAACATGCCACGGGCCGTCGCAGGCCCACAATGACGTTTGCCTTGCCGCACAACCGGGAAAGCCGCCTGCGGATCTGAAAATCATTCGTATAAAAAAAGATCTGGATCGCCAGCAGCGCGACGATTCCTGCGCCTCGTGCCATGCGAAAATGTCGCCCATCACGGATTCGTTCCGCCCAGGCGAGCGGTTTTTTGACCACTTTGATCTGATCCTGCTGGAAAATGAGGATTACTATCCAGACGGGCGCGACCTGGGGGAAAACTTCACCTTCACTTCCTGGCTGTCTGCCCCCTGCGTGCGCGCGGGCAAACTGGAATGCATCTTTTGCCATACCTCCAGCGGGCGTTTCCGTCAGGCCAAGGATCCGGATCAGGCCTGCCTGCCTTGCCATAAAGACAAGGAAGCCGGGCTGGACAAACACACCCGGCACAAACCGGAAAGCCCCGGCTCCCGTTGCATTGCCTGCCACATGCCCAAGACGGACTTTGCACGCATGAGCCGGAGCGACCATTCCATGCGCCCGCCAACGCCTGCCGCAACAGCCAGTTTTGGTTCGCCAAACGCCTGCCTTGGTTGCCACCCGAATAAGGATGCCGCATGGGCAGATGCCCTTGTGCGCCAATGGCGGCCCAGAGACTATCAGGCCCCGGTGCTGGCCCGCGCGCGGCATATTCTGGATGCGCGGCAGCGTAACTTCAGCCAATTGCCAGCCATGCTTGCCTCCCTGACGGAGTCGGGGCGAGATGCTGTCTACACGGCATCCATGTTGCGCCTGCTCCGCGCCTGCCCGGACAGCGCCAAGTGGCCGGTGGTTCGCGCCACCCTGAACGATGAATCCGAGCTGGTTCGCGCCAGTGCTGCGGCCTCGCTGGCAGAAAATCGCGAGGCTGCCACAGTGAGCGCCCTTGCCAAGGCCTGCGCCGATCCATCACGGCTCGTGCGGGTTCGGGCAGCCGAGGCTCTGGCTGGCGTGCAGAGCCATGATATTCCGGAATCCTCGCAACAGGCTGTTGCCAAGGCCAGAGAAGAACTGGAGCAATCCTTTTCTGCCAGAGCCGATGACTGGACGGGCAGTTATAATCGCGGCAACTACCTGCTGCGCTCGGGCGAGCCCGCTGCGGCTCTTTCGGCCTATGAGGCCGCCTTGCGCCTGCGGCCGGACGCCAGCGCCGCCCATGTCAATTCCGCCATGGCTCTGGCCCGTCTGGGCAGCATGGCCGGGGCGGAAGCTGCCTTGCGCAAGGCACACGAGATTGATCCCGACAATGCCGCCATTGCCTATAATCTTGGCCTGATACTGGCCGAGCGCGGCCTCAGGGCAGAGGCAGAGCAGATGCTGCTCAAGGCTTTACGCCTTGCCCCGACCATGTCTGATGCCGCCTATAATCTTGGTCTTCTTGCTGCCAGAACTGACCGCGCCAAAGCCCTGGGGTATCTGTGCCAGGCCGTCGGAATGCAACACGGCAATCAACGTTACGCTCAGGCCATCCGCCAGATCAGCGGCGATTCAGATATTGAGAGCGCGTGCGCAAAAAGTTCTGTCCAGCAGACTCAGTGA